One part of the Olleya sp. YS genome encodes these proteins:
- a CDS encoding FMN-binding glutamate synthase family protein — METILNFLSSISWWMWIIVALVIIAIRDIFQRKHTISRNYPVLGHFRYMLESIGPELRQYLVANNREELPFNRIERGWVYASSKNENNYEGFGTDRDIYSHQHIFINNAMIPFRVEDDHVSAKDNYFLPCAKVIGAHNNRRRPYRPASIINVSAMSYGSLSARAIDSLNKGCKIAGAYHNTGEGGLSPYHSNGSDVVFHFGTGYFGVRSDDGNFSMEKMKKLVEDNPFIRAIELKLSQGAKPGKGGVLPGSKISKEIAEIRGVKAGEDVLSPPTHKAFKTIPEMVDFIEAIAEETGLPVGIKAAIGKLEQWEELTDIMKKTGKGPDFITVDGGEGGTGAAPPSFADHVSLPWVYGFGDLYKLFQKKGLEKQVVFIGSGKLGFPGKAAMAFSMGVDVINVAREAMMSIGCIQAKVCHTNRCPSGVATQSKWLQRGIDVPLKSQRLAQYFKTFTKEFLEVTHAAGYEHPCQFKMSDVEVNVDDHNLSKELNRTYGYEKTPVTFNGMQSLKDCQYLGGTK, encoded by the coding sequence ATGGAAACCATTCTAAACTTCCTGTCTTCAATATCATGGTGGATGTGGATAATTGTCGCTTTGGTTATTATAGCAATTAGAGACATTTTTCAGCGTAAACACACAATTAGTAGAAATTATCCGGTTTTAGGTCATTTTAGATATATGCTAGAAAGTATTGGTCCAGAATTACGCCAATATCTAGTAGCTAATAACAGAGAAGAGCTACCCTTTAACCGTATAGAAAGAGGTTGGGTATATGCGTCTTCAAAAAATGAAAACAATTATGAGGGTTTTGGAACCGATCGCGACATTTACTCTCACCAGCATATTTTTATTAATAATGCTATGATTCCGTTTCGAGTTGAAGATGATCACGTTAGTGCAAAAGATAATTATTTTTTACCCTGTGCTAAAGTTATAGGAGCTCACAATAATCGTCGTAGACCATATCGTCCAGCTTCAATAATTAATGTGTCTGCTATGAGCTACGGTTCTTTGTCTGCACGTGCAATAGACTCGTTAAACAAAGGTTGTAAAATCGCAGGAGCGTACCATAATACTGGTGAAGGTGGCTTATCACCTTACCATAGCAATGGTAGTGACGTCGTCTTTCATTTTGGAACTGGTTATTTTGGTGTCAGATCTGACGACGGAAATTTTTCCATGGAAAAAATGAAAAAATTAGTAGAAGACAATCCTTTTATTCGTGCTATCGAACTTAAACTATCCCAAGGTGCTAAACCAGGAAAAGGTGGTGTGCTACCAGGCTCTAAAATAAGTAAAGAAATAGCAGAAATACGTGGTGTAAAAGCTGGAGAAGATGTGTTATCTCCACCTACCCACAAAGCCTTTAAAACAATACCAGAAATGGTTGATTTTATTGAAGCTATTGCAGAAGAAACAGGTTTACCTGTTGGTATTAAAGCAGCTATTGGAAAACTAGAACAATGGGAAGAGTTAACAGATATCATGAAAAAAACTGGTAAAGGTCCAGATTTTATAACTGTTGATGGTGGTGAAGGTGGAACTGGTGCTGCGCCTCCAAGCTTTGCAGACCACGTATCATTACCTTGGGTGTATGGTTTTGGCGACCTCTATAAATTATTCCAGAAAAAAGGACTAGAAAAACAAGTTGTTTTTATCGGTAGCGGTAAATTAGGGTTTCCTGGTAAAGCTGCTATGGCATTTTCAATGGGTGTTGATGTTATTAATGTAGCTAGAGAGGCCATGATGAGTATTGGTTGTATACAAGCTAAAGTATGTCATACCAATCGCTGTCCAAGTGGAGTAGCTACGCAAAGCAAATGGTTGCAACGTGGTATTGATGTTCCTCTAAAATCGCAACGTTTAGCACAATATTTTAAGACATTTACAAAAGAATTTTTAGAAGTTACACATGCAGCAGGTTATGAGCATCCATGTCAATTTAAAATGAGTGATGTAGAGGTTAACGTAGATGACCACAACTTGTCTAAGGAACTTAACAGAACCTATGGTTACGAGAAAACTCCTGTTACATTTAACGGAATGCAAAGTTTAAAAGATTGTCAATATTTAGGCGGAACAAAATAG
- a CDS encoding sensor histidine kinase — MNKSILYLLFFLTVSVLSQSTELYQKTFTKQDGIDIDNIYALCYDNDGFLWLGGSNLDNRSIILSDRKLALQRFNGHSFHSIPLPVFDNPIEKVQQIYKRNDGLFYVETELSDGYKLLLFDPYQSTFKPVTFDGYDQDLTGLSKIYSYNNTDYLLIQKDRTISLRAIASDLTSKEVFNFTSTENKYIMEGSSRIIPFDDFVFITDDNFPVKTFNWNGELIKIIDQVNGADNKNKVVVDEVFKANNKYYAFLFNNPNLFLIDEVNKDFTLVEDNRLPNVHLNTFNDQFDNTLLIASYDGQVTINGFKNQKISKTYQLNLNATDGLKIASKNLNSEVWLATNGQLHYFKLPNKVVKNFLPNYEFRDIKPLDTSNYLVATEQNGWFKINTVKASVTPYNITLDNETISAASRNFIIEDSIIWTNGRTGILRLDTKTKILNSYNHYPITCLEKPNDSLIIYGTNGYHLMQFNIKNKIHKSLLKTDSLDILDIHILKHQNLVVAATNKGLLTYDLKSKKNTFYNLKKDFEDNYLLMVDYHKDYGYLLGSRSGIIYAFNPESKTVTTLYKDDLKAGIATVLFDNDTWWINSFNGIIAYNIKTKSKTRFSEKDGFTHHEANRYSALKTKNGLFVGTLKGLNYFNPSDLKAINDAAALALLKVNLYDKTDKVLKSHYNRSVFDQNNSITLPSENRRLELDFALKNINAVDKGYNYRYRLNDEDWVDLKQQNTLQFANLAAGDYLLEIEALDFSGNKIASSLLLDIHSTEFFYKKWWFFLIVSTSIIGFLLWLLKQAKDRKQLQEQFSQGLIISQENERKRIAKELHDSISQQLTLIKKKAQNTKQEEITVLTHNTLEEVRAISRGLYPPLLKQLGLTESIEQLILDIDEQTELFVTSDIDNIDDYFNENQTLNCYRFVQECVNNILKHANAKALSVVINKQKDKISIKITDNGKGFDIANAQKKNSLGLKTIYERIRILKGEITIDSKSNSGTLIHVIIPIKYV; from the coding sequence ATGAATAAAAGTATTCTGTACTTACTATTCTTCTTGACTGTTAGTGTATTATCACAATCCACTGAATTATATCAAAAAACATTTACCAAACAAGACGGTATTGATATTGACAATATATATGCATTATGTTATGATAATGACGGTTTCTTATGGCTTGGTGGTAGTAATTTAGATAATAGATCTATAATATTAAGTGACCGCAAACTAGCATTACAACGCTTTAATGGTCACTCTTTTCATTCAATTCCGTTACCAGTTTTTGATAACCCAATTGAGAAAGTTCAACAAATTTATAAAAGAAATGATGGCTTGTTCTATGTGGAGACCGAATTATCTGATGGTTATAAGTTGCTACTTTTTGACCCTTACCAATCGACTTTTAAGCCTGTAACTTTTGATGGATACGACCAAGACCTGACAGGATTATCAAAAATTTATTCTTACAATAATACAGACTATCTCTTAATACAAAAAGATAGAACAATATCGTTAAGAGCTATAGCGTCTGATTTAACCTCTAAAGAAGTATTTAATTTTACAAGTACTGAAAATAAATATATAATGGAAGGTTCTAGTAGGATTATTCCATTTGATGACTTTGTTTTTATTACGGATGATAATTTTCCAGTTAAAACTTTTAATTGGAATGGTGAGTTAATTAAAATTATCGACCAAGTTAATGGTGCAGATAATAAAAATAAAGTTGTTGTAGATGAAGTGTTTAAAGCCAATAATAAATACTACGCATTTTTATTTAACAATCCTAACCTATTTTTAATAGATGAAGTTAACAAGGACTTTACTTTAGTTGAAGACAATAGACTACCTAACGTGCATTTAAATACGTTTAATGACCAATTTGATAACACACTTCTTATTGCTTCATATGATGGACAAGTAACTATTAACGGTTTTAAAAACCAAAAAATTTCCAAAACCTATCAATTAAATCTAAACGCTACAGATGGTCTTAAAATAGCATCAAAAAATTTAAATTCTGAAGTTTGGCTTGCTACTAATGGACAGTTACACTATTTTAAATTACCTAATAAAGTTGTTAAAAATTTCTTGCCTAATTATGAATTTAGAGATATAAAACCACTTGATACTTCTAATTACTTGGTTGCTACAGAACAAAATGGTTGGTTTAAGATTAATACAGTAAAGGCTAGCGTAACACCTTACAACATTACATTAGATAATGAAACAATTAGTGCTGCTTCTAGAAATTTTATTATAGAAGATTCAATTATTTGGACTAATGGTCGTACAGGAATATTAAGACTAGATACCAAAACCAAAATTTTAAATAGCTATAATCACTACCCAATTACTTGTTTAGAAAAACCTAATGATAGTCTTATAATTTATGGTACTAATGGTTATCATTTAATGCAATTTAATATCAAGAATAAAATACACAAATCTCTACTAAAAACTGACTCTCTTGATATTTTAGATATTCACATATTGAAGCATCAAAATTTGGTTGTTGCAGCAACTAACAAAGGCTTATTGACTTATGACTTGAAAAGCAAAAAAAATACATTTTATAATCTTAAAAAAGATTTTGAAGACAACTATTTATTGATGGTAGACTACCATAAAGATTATGGTTATTTATTAGGATCCAGATCTGGAATTATCTACGCTTTTAATCCAGAAAGTAAAACTGTAACGACTCTATATAAAGACGATTTAAAAGCTGGAATAGCTACTGTTTTATTTGATAATGATACATGGTGGATCAATTCTTTTAACGGAATTATAGCTTATAATATAAAAACAAAAAGTAAAACGCGTTTTTCTGAAAAAGACGGATTTACTCATCATGAGGCCAACAGATATAGTGCTTTAAAAACTAAAAATGGTTTATTTGTTGGGACACTTAAAGGTCTCAATTATTTTAACCCCTCAGATTTAAAAGCTATAAACGATGCTGCTGCATTAGCCCTTTTAAAAGTTAATTTATATGATAAAACAGACAAAGTTTTAAAAAGTCATTATAATAGATCTGTTTTTGACCAAAACAACAGTATTACTTTACCATCAGAAAATAGGAGGTTAGAATTAGATTTTGCACTTAAAAATATAAATGCAGTAGACAAAGGATATAATTATAGGTATAGACTAAACGATGAAGATTGGGTAGATTTAAAACAACAAAATACATTACAATTTGCAAATTTAGCAGCAGGTGATTATTTATTAGAGATAGAAGCTTTAGATTTTTCAGGAAATAAAATTGCAAGCTCACTACTGTTGGATATTCATAGTACAGAGTTTTTCTATAAAAAATGGTGGTTCTTCTTAATTGTATCTACATCCATAATAGGCTTTTTACTTTGGTTGTTAAAACAAGCTAAAGACAGAAAGCAATTGCAAGAGCAATTTTCTCAAGGCTTAATTATATCTCAAGAAAATGAACGCAAACGTATTGCTAAAGAACTTCATGACAGTATAAGCCAGCAATTAACTCTAATAAAAAAGAAAGCACAAAATACAAAGCAAGAGGAAATAACAGTACTAACACACAATACCTTAGAAGAAGTTAGAGCTATCTCAAGAGGCTTGTATCCGCCATTATTAAAGCAATTAGGATTAACAGAAAGTATTGAACAGTTAATTTTAGACATTGACGAACAAACCGAGCTATTTGTAACTAGTGATATTGATAATATTGATGACTACTTTAACGAGAATCAAACGCTAAACTGTTATCGATTTGTACAAGAATGCGTCAATAATATTTTAAAACATGCTAATGCAAAAGCATTATCAGTGGTAATAAATAAACAAAAAGACAAAATTTCAATAAAAATAACAGATAACGGAAAAGGATTTGATATTGCTAATGCTCAAAAAAAGAACAGCTTAGGTCTAAAAACTATATATGAGCGCATTCGAATTTTAAAAGGAGAAATAACCATTGATAGCAAGTCCAACTCCGGAACTTTAATACATGTAATAATACCTATTAAATATGTCTAA
- a CDS encoding UvrD-helicase domain-containing protein, whose amino-acid sequence METYLSQLNDAQLEPTLQKDGPMIIIAGAGSGKTRVLTYRIAYLMSQGVDAFSILALTFTNKAAREMKERIAQIVGASEAKNLWMGTFHSVFAKILRFEGHHLGFPSNFTIYDTQDSQKLLGSIIKEMGLDKDLYKTKQVYSRISSYKNSLITVKAYFNNPELMEADAMARRPRMGEIYQAYVDRCFKAGAMDFDDLLLRTNELLTRFPSVLAQYQDKFRYILVDEYQDTNHSQYLIVRALADRFQNICVVGDDAQSIYAFRGANINNILNFQKDYDDVKLYRLEQNYRSTKNIVGAANSVIEHNKTKLEKVVWTANEEGPKVKVHRSLTDGDEGRYVASTIWETKMNEHLPNSDFAILYRTNAQSRAMEDALRKRDIPYRIYGGLSFYQRKEIKDVTAYLRLVLNTADEEALKRIINYPARGIGQTTIDRLVVAANNLNKTIFQVLKDIDTLDININNGTKNKLRDFVTLIESYQVMNQTANAFDLAEHIAKTSGLIKEVNKDGTPEGVTRLENVEELLNGIKDFVEGQLEIADSKGDLAEFLEDIALATDLDGDKGDPNHVALMTIHLAKGLEFNHVFVVGLEEDLFPSAMSMNTRAELEEERRLFYVALTRAEKQAYLTYALSRYRWGKLVDSEPSRFIEEIDDQFIENITPKEERRINPMLSADIFGDVPPNKIRFKKPVQPKFKKKDKAKPANFEISAPKKLKKASEIQAPMDASLFGADLVVGNRVKHLKFGRGEVLNIEGKGTDVKAEINFEFGGKKKLLLRFAKLEIIG is encoded by the coding sequence TTGGAGACATATTTAAGTCAATTAAACGACGCACAACTAGAACCTACATTACAAAAAGATGGACCAATGATTATTATTGCTGGTGCAGGTTCTGGTAAAACAAGAGTACTAACCTACCGTATAGCTTATTTGATGAGTCAAGGTGTTGATGCCTTTAGTATTTTAGCGCTAACCTTTACTAACAAAGCAGCTCGCGAAATGAAAGAGCGTATTGCACAAATTGTTGGTGCTAGTGAAGCTAAAAACTTATGGATGGGAACGTTCCACTCTGTGTTTGCCAAAATATTACGTTTTGAAGGTCATCACTTAGGATTTCCAAGTAACTTTACTATTTACGATACGCAAGACTCGCAAAAATTATTGGGTTCAATAATAAAAGAAATGGGTCTTGACAAGGATTTGTATAAAACTAAGCAAGTCTACAGTAGGATATCATCATATAAAAATAGCCTTATAACAGTCAAAGCTTATTTTAACAATCCAGAGTTAATGGAAGCAGATGCTATGGCTAGACGACCAAGAATGGGTGAGATCTACCAAGCTTATGTAGATAGATGTTTTAAAGCTGGAGCAATGGATTTTGACGATTTATTACTGCGTACCAACGAATTGTTAACACGCTTTCCTTCAGTTTTAGCACAATATCAAGATAAGTTTAGATATATTTTAGTAGACGAGTACCAAGATACTAACCACAGTCAATACTTAATTGTTCGTGCATTGGCAGATCGTTTTCAAAACATTTGTGTAGTTGGTGACGATGCTCAAAGTATCTATGCGTTTAGAGGTGCTAACATCAATAATATTTTAAATTTCCAGAAAGATTATGATGATGTTAAATTGTATCGATTAGAACAAAATTACCGATCTACAAAAAACATTGTAGGTGCTGCTAACTCTGTGATAGAACACAATAAAACCAAACTAGAAAAAGTGGTTTGGACCGCAAATGAAGAAGGTCCAAAGGTAAAGGTACATCGCAGTTTAACAGATGGTGATGAAGGACGTTACGTAGCTAGTACCATATGGGAAACCAAAATGAACGAGCATTTACCAAATAGCGATTTTGCTATTTTATATCGTACCAATGCACAGTCGCGAGCAATGGAAGACGCACTTAGAAAGCGCGATATTCCTTACAGAATTTATGGAGGTTTGTCATTTTACCAACGTAAAGAAATTAAAGACGTTACTGCATACTTACGACTGGTCCTAAATACTGCAGATGAAGAAGCTTTAAAACGTATCATCAACTATCCAGCAAGAGGTATTGGTCAAACCACCATTGACCGATTAGTGGTTGCTGCTAATAATTTAAATAAAACCATTTTTCAGGTGTTGAAAGACATAGATACGCTTGATATTAATATTAACAACGGAACCAAAAATAAACTTCGTGACTTTGTGACGCTAATTGAAAGTTATCAGGTCATGAATCAAACTGCTAATGCATTTGATTTAGCAGAGCATATTGCAAAAACCAGTGGATTAATTAAAGAAGTCAATAAAGACGGAACTCCAGAAGGCGTCACCAGATTAGAAAATGTAGAAGAGCTTTTAAATGGTATCAAGGATTTTGTGGAAGGTCAATTAGAAATAGCCGATTCTAAAGGCGATTTAGCTGAATTTTTAGAAGATATTGCTTTAGCAACAGATTTAGATGGTGATAAAGGTGATCCTAATCATGTCGCATTAATGACCATTCACTTAGCTAAAGGGTTAGAGTTTAATCATGTGTTTGTAGTAGGTTTAGAAGAAGATTTATTTCCAAGTGCTATGAGCATGAATACACGTGCAGAACTTGAGGAAGAACGACGTTTATTTTATGTTGCATTAACCAGAGCCGAAAAACAAGCCTATCTCACATATGCATTATCTAGATACCGTTGGGGAAAATTAGTAGATTCTGAACCAAGCAGATTTATTGAAGAAATAGACGACCAGTTTATAGAAAATATTACTCCAAAAGAAGAACGACGTATCAATCCTATGCTATCTGCAGATATTTTTGGAGATGTACCACCAAATAAAATCCGGTTTAAAAAACCTGTGCAGCCAAAATTTAAAAAGAAAGACAAAGCTAAGCCTGCAAATTTTGAAATTAGCGCACCAAAAAAATTAAAAAAAGCATCAGAAATACAAGCACCAATGGATGCGAGTTTATTTGGAGCAGATTTGGTGGTTGGCAATCGCGTAAAGCATTTAAAGTTTGGTAGAGGAGAAGTGCTTAATATAGAGGGAAAAGGCACAGATGTTAAAGCTGAAATTAATTTTGAGTTTGGTGGTAAAAAGAAATTATTACTACGTTTTGCTAAGCTAGAAATTATAGGGTAG
- a CDS encoding patatin-like phospholipase family protein, translating into MKALVISGGGSKGAFAGGVAQYLIEQEGKVYDMFLGTSTGSLLIPHLAVGNVGKLYDIFTHVNQNSIFSINPFVVKKKGDREYVSINYFNTALQFIKRKRTFGESKNLKQNIKKNFTKAEYDAILATKEDVVVTVTNLSKNRVEYKSIKDYSYEEFCEWIWISCNYIPFMSLATKDGFEYADGGLGCVIPIREAILRGATEVDAIVLESENLEYNKVLGKNPFSLMINLFGHLLDQVEKGDIAIGKLAAKHRNVKLNLYYTPTKLTENSLIFNKQLMEDWWLEGYLYAQSKHGDADEFSSTVPIR; encoded by the coding sequence ATGAAAGCATTAGTTATATCAGGTGGAGGAAGTAAAGGTGCATTTGCAGGAGGCGTTGCTCAATATTTAATAGAGCAAGAAGGTAAGGTGTATGATATGTTTTTAGGCACATCTACTGGAAGCTTACTTATACCGCATTTAGCTGTTGGTAATGTTGGAAAATTGTATGATATTTTTACACATGTTAATCAAAACTCAATTTTTAGTATCAATCCTTTTGTAGTTAAAAAGAAAGGTGATAGAGAGTATGTATCTATAAATTATTTTAATACAGCATTACAGTTTATTAAGCGTAAACGAACATTTGGTGAAAGTAAAAACCTAAAACAAAATATTAAGAAAAACTTTACTAAAGCAGAATATGATGCCATATTAGCCACCAAAGAAGATGTGGTTGTTACGGTTACAAATTTGTCTAAAAATAGAGTAGAATACAAGTCTATTAAAGACTATAGTTATGAAGAGTTTTGTGAGTGGATTTGGATATCTTGTAACTATATTCCGTTTATGTCTTTGGCAACAAAAGATGGATTTGAATATGCAGATGGTGGTTTAGGTTGTGTGATACCTATTAGAGAAGCTATCTTAAGAGGCGCAACAGAAGTTGATGCTATAGTTTTAGAAAGCGAAAATTTAGAATACAATAAGGTGTTAGGTAAAAATCCATTTTCATTAATGATTAATTTATTTGGTCACTTATTAGATCAGGTTGAAAAAGGAGATATTGCTATTGGTAAACTAGCTGCAAAACATAGAAATGTCAAGCTTAATTTGTACTATACTCCAACTAAGCTAACAGAAAACTCTTTAATTTTTAATAAGCAATTGATGGAAGATTGGTGGCTTGAAGGTTATTTATATGCGCAAAGCAAACATGGTGATGCAGATGAATTTAGCTCTACAGTTCCAATCAGATAG
- a CDS encoding response regulator transcription factor gives MSKNIEIIVADDHPMLLKGLTEELISNNYKVIDTAENGALALELIIARNPDIAILDIEMPLLTGFEVIKKCENENLKTKFIVLTSHKESRYIYKANNLNISGYLLKDEPFEEIQKCINTVITGKNYFSQTFSQLFDTKISPELEKIKLLSPSERTIVRLISQGKNSKDISEMLLISLRTVQKHRANILNKLDLESSTDALSIWANNNKELLLTI, from the coding sequence ATGTCTAAAAACATAGAAATAATTGTAGCAGATGACCATCCAATGCTACTAAAAGGATTAACAGAAGAACTTATATCTAATAATTATAAAGTTATAGATACTGCTGAAAATGGAGCATTAGCATTAGAATTAATAATAGCTAGAAATCCAGACATCGCTATTTTAGATATTGAGATGCCTTTACTAACTGGTTTTGAAGTCATTAAAAAATGTGAAAATGAGAACTTAAAAACTAAATTTATAGTATTAACTTCTCATAAAGAAAGTCGCTATATATATAAAGCAAATAATCTTAATATTTCTGGGTATTTATTAAAAGACGAACCTTTTGAAGAAATTCAAAAATGTATCAATACCGTTATAACAGGTAAAAATTATTTTAGTCAAACTTTTAGCCAATTGTTTGATACTAAAATCTCTCCAGAATTAGAAAAAATCAAACTATTATCACCATCAGAACGAACTATTGTTAGATTAATATCACAAGGTAAAAACTCTAAAGACATTTCAGAAATGTTATTGATATCCTTAAGAACCGTTCAAAAGCATCGTGCAAATATTTTAAATAAATTAGACTTAGAATCCTCGACAGATGCACTATCTATTTGGGCTAATAATAACAAAGAATTATTATTAACCATTTAG
- a CDS encoding M1 family metallopeptidase → MRYFFLLFFTFLGFTINAQQTDVVNFITAKAHLRVNPLDKGIGGHVVYSFDVLKNTDSIYIDAVNFERIGVELDGKIIEHYYEGKHIVIKQKFKKGKSHNLTIGYYAHPKQTLYFIGWQDENENNQVWSQGQGKYTSHWLPSFDDVNEKVIFKIIFNVDEDYDVISNGKRSITNAGVGRKDHLFIMQKPMSSYLVALAIGKYDKTIITSRSGVPIELYYYPEDSAKVEPTYRYTKQMFDFLEEEIGVAYPWQNYKQVPVQDFLYSGMENTSCTIFSDDFMIDNTSFIDKNYVNVNAHELAHQWFGDFVTAISGEHHWLQEGFATYYALLAERDIFGEDYYYNTLYDYYQELVAQDDAGQSTALLNPKSSSTTFYKKGAWVLHMLREKVGVEAFKTAVKNYLKNHAYKNVETNDFISEVETTSGQDLTNFVDKWLASDILLENEMIAALETNETTSFLLTMTTNPYLRFRKDSTDNYIPSSLVTQFPEGYYPIQVAVLEEVFTKPDYPTFNDLIKEAFQSDNIKLRQALAANMAKIPSEFKSDYETLLDDASYVTKEIALFNLWANVPQQRNNYLEKTKSIYGFNNYNVRLLWLALAIATPDYQADKTQEFYDEIVDYTDSHHPFQRRQNAFSYLNELGLFNNIALENLVQASQHHNWRFKSFAKELLQSLSENENYKSIISNLQNNQKE, encoded by the coding sequence ATGAGATACTTTTTTTTACTCTTTTTTACTTTTCTAGGCTTTACTATAAACGCACAACAGACTGATGTTGTAAATTTTATAACTGCTAAAGCCCATTTAAGAGTAAATCCATTAGATAAAGGTATTGGTGGTCACGTAGTTTATTCTTTTGATGTTTTGAAGAATACAGATTCAATCTACATAGACGCTGTAAATTTTGAACGTATTGGTGTAGAATTGGACGGTAAAATAATTGAACATTATTATGAGGGTAAGCATATAGTTATTAAGCAAAAGTTTAAAAAAGGAAAAAGTCACAACCTAACAATTGGATATTATGCGCATCCAAAACAAACCTTATATTTTATAGGATGGCAAGATGAAAATGAAAATAATCAAGTTTGGTCTCAAGGTCAAGGGAAATACACAAGTCATTGGTTACCAAGTTTTGATGATGTGAATGAAAAAGTGATTTTTAAAATAATTTTTAATGTCGATGAAGACTATGATGTAATTTCTAATGGTAAAAGAAGTATTACTAATGCTGGAGTTGGGAGAAAAGATCATTTGTTTATTATGCAAAAACCCATGTCTAGCTACTTAGTTGCACTAGCAATTGGAAAATATGACAAGACAATAATTACCTCTAGAAGTGGTGTGCCAATAGAGTTATACTATTACCCTGAAGACTCAGCTAAAGTCGAGCCAACGTATCGTTACACCAAACAGATGTTTGACTTTTTAGAAGAAGAAATTGGTGTGGCTTATCCTTGGCAAAACTACAAACAAGTCCCAGTACAAGACTTTTTGTATTCTGGAATGGAAAATACCAGTTGTACAATTTTTAGTGACGATTTTATGATTGACAATACTAGTTTTATAGACAAAAACTACGTTAATGTTAATGCACATGAGTTGGCACATCAATGGTTTGGCGATTTTGTAACAGCTATAAGCGGAGAACATCACTGGTTACAAGAAGGGTTTGCAACGTATTATGCCTTGTTAGCAGAGCGTGATATTTTTGGTGAAGATTACTATTATAATACACTGTATGATTATTATCAAGAATTAGTTGCACAAGACGATGCAGGACAAAGTACTGCGTTATTAAATCCCAAATCAAGCAGCACGACGTTTTATAAAAAAGGCGCTTGGGTATTGCATATGTTGAGAGAAAAAGTAGGAGTTGAGGCATTTAAAACAGCAGTTAAAAACTATTTAAAAAACCATGCTTATAAAAATGTAGAAACTAACGATTTTATAAGTGAAGTCGAAACAACTTCAGGTCAGGATTTGACTAATTTTGTAGATAAATGGTTAGCATCTGATATTTTATTAGAGAATGAGATGATTGCAGCATTGGAAACCAATGAAACGACTTCATTTTTACTAACCATGACAACTAATCCGTATTTAAGATTTAGAAAAGATAGTACTGATAATTATATTCCATCAAGTTTGGTGACTCAATTTCCGGAAGGTTATTATCCAATACAAGTAGCAGTTTTAGAAGAAGTGTTTACAAAACCAGACTATCCTACGTTTAACGATTTAATTAAGGAAGCCTTTCAGTCAGATAATATTAAGCTTAGACAGGCTTTAGCTGCAAATATGGCAAAGATTCCTTCAGAATTTAAATCAGATTATGAAACCTTATTAGATGATGCATCTTATGTGACAAAAGAAATAGCGTTATTTAATCTTTGGGCAAACGTTCCGCAACAGCGTAATAATTATCTAGAAAAGACAAAATCTATTTATGGGTTTAATAATTATAATGTACGATTGTTATGGTTGGCTTTGGCTATAGCAACTCCAGATTATCAAGCTGATAAAACTCAAGAGTTTTATGATGAAATAGTTGATTACACTGATTCACATCATCCATTTCAAAGACGTCAAAATGCGTTTTCTTATTTAAACGAATTAGGATTATTTAATAATATTGCATTAGAAAATTTGGTACAAGCGTCACAACACCACAATTGGCGTTTTAAGAGTTTTGCAAAAGAATTATTGCAATCGCTTTCAGAAAATGAAAATTATAAATCGATAATTAGTAATTTGCAGAACAATCAAAAAGAATAA